One segment of Fuscovulum ytuae DNA contains the following:
- a CDS encoding ATP-binding cassette domain-containing protein, producing MTGDQGLLLDDLSIAINGRTLVRLSLSIGAGEVVTIMGPSGAGKSTALAAVTGTLSPAFDRTGRIILNGKDISDAPTRLRGVGLMFQDPVLFPHFSVGGNLAFGLPANVSGRRERRKRIEAALASAGLEGLADRDPGTLSGGQKARVALLRTLLAEPKALLLDEPFSRLDAELRAQIRNFTFDRARAAGIPTLLVTHDAEDARAAAGPVLSPLGVRLPL from the coding sequence ATGACGGGCGATCAGGGTCTGCTTCTTGATGACCTCTCCATCGCGATCAATGGCCGGACGCTCGTCCGCCTCTCGCTTAGCATCGGCGCCGGCGAGGTTGTCACGATCATGGGTCCATCGGGTGCCGGAAAATCCACAGCCCTTGCCGCAGTAACCGGAACCCTTTCACCTGCCTTCGATAGAACGGGCCGCATCATCTTGAATGGAAAGGATATCTCTGACGCTCCGACCCGCCTTCGCGGGGTCGGGTTGATGTTTCAAGATCCCGTCCTCTTTCCCCATTTTTCCGTGGGCGGCAACCTTGCCTTCGGGCTGCCCGCGAATGTCTCTGGACGCCGCGAAAGGCGCAAGCGGATTGAGGCGGCCCTTGCCTCTGCAGGTCTGGAAGGGCTTGCTGACCGCGATCCCGGCACCCTCTCGGGCGGCCAGAAGGCCCGCGTGGCCCTACTTCGCACCCTGCTTGCCGAGCCAAAGGCCCTTCTGTTGGATGAACCTTTCTCACGGCTTGATGCCGAACTTCGCGCGCAGATCCGCAACTTCACCTTCGATCGCGCGCGTGCGGCAGGCATTCCCACCCTTCTTGTCACCCATGATGCCGAAGATGCGCGCGCCGCTGCCGGCCCCGTCCTTTCCCCCCTCGGCGTGCGCTTGCCGCTCTGA